A region from the Bos indicus isolate NIAB-ARS_2022 breed Sahiwal x Tharparkar chromosome 14, NIAB-ARS_B.indTharparkar_mat_pri_1.0, whole genome shotgun sequence genome encodes:
- the LYNX1 gene encoding ly-6/neurotoxin-like protein 1, translating to MTPLLALFLVALVGLPVAQALDCHVCAYNGENCFNPMRCPAMVSYCMTTRTYYTPTRMKVSKSCVPSCFETVYDGYSKHASTTSCCQYDLCNGAGLATPATLALALILLATLWGLF from the exons ATGACGCCCCTGCTCGCCCTGTTCCTCGTGGCCCTGGTGGGCCTCCCTGTGG CTCAGGCTCTGGACTGCCATGTGTGCGCCTACAATGGGGAGAACTGCTTCAACCCCATGCGCTGCCCGGCCATGGTCTCCTACTGCATGACGACGCGCACTT ACTACACCCCGACCAGGATGAAGGTGAGCAAGTCCTGTGTGCCCAGCTGCTTTGAGACTGTGTACGACGGCTACTCCAAGCACGCATCCACTACTTCCTGCTGCCAGTATGACCTCTGTAATGGCGCTGGCCTTGCCACCCCCGCGACCCTGGCTCTGGCCCTTATACTCCTGGCCACCCTCTGGGGTCTGTTCTAA